Proteins encoded by one window of Burkholderia plantarii:
- a CDS encoding ParB/Srx family N-terminal domain-containing protein translates to MPPSLSRFALAASFCSLLALVACGGGASPASSLAATPQPASTPAQTEPVPSTQPGKWATAATGDMLDVALGDLHPTQAALGYDQIYYKLGRYELDPTKKFDDFCADEGLGGLTKDSSSSASTLTDAASYGCTTTDTSQRDTSMLNPVVVGPNGDTLYLTDGHHGLSTYYEVPDGGPTLHVHVLVKDNLSRYTGSAFWAEMQSRGYTRLKDANGAAITPAQLPIGLGLKLGMQDDVYRSLVYFTRDVGYSKPTPSTDFLEFYWADWLRATFPLSGYTLTKLGTTDPDPATADTGYLNATWNASLRMVASTDPVIDGKTGADLGRLAQINAGKKYTKGTFGDLIAPITASKPGKLAYAIDYKTRHGLQ, encoded by the coding sequence ATGCCTCCTTCGCTCAGCCGTTTCGCCCTGGCCGCCTCGTTCTGCTCGCTGCTCGCGCTCGTCGCCTGCGGCGGCGGCGCGTCCCCCGCCAGCTCGCTCGCCGCCACGCCGCAGCCGGCGTCCACGCCCGCGCAGACCGAGCCGGTACCCAGCACCCAGCCGGGCAAGTGGGCCACGGCCGCCACCGGCGACATGCTCGACGTCGCGCTCGGCGATCTGCATCCGACCCAGGCCGCGCTCGGCTACGACCAGATCTACTACAAGCTCGGCCGCTACGAACTCGATCCGACCAAAAAGTTTGACGACTTCTGCGCCGACGAGGGCCTCGGCGGCCTGACCAAGGACAGTTCCTCGTCCGCCTCGACACTGACCGACGCGGCGAGCTACGGCTGCACCACCACCGACACGAGCCAGCGCGACACCAGCATGCTGAACCCGGTGGTGGTCGGCCCGAACGGCGACACGCTGTACCTGACGGACGGCCATCACGGCCTGTCGACCTACTACGAGGTGCCCGACGGCGGCCCGACGCTGCACGTCCACGTCCTCGTCAAGGACAACCTGAGCCGCTACACGGGCAGCGCGTTCTGGGCGGAGATGCAAAGCCGCGGCTACACGCGCCTGAAGGATGCGAACGGCGCCGCCATCACGCCGGCCCAGCTGCCCATCGGGCTCGGCCTCAAGCTCGGCATGCAGGACGACGTCTATCGCTCGCTCGTCTACTTCACGCGCGACGTCGGCTACAGCAAGCCGACGCCGTCCACCGACTTCCTCGAGTTCTACTGGGCCGACTGGCTGCGCGCGACGTTCCCGCTGTCGGGCTACACGCTGACGAAGCTCGGCACGACCGATCCCGATCCGGCCACCGCCGACACCGGCTACCTGAACGCCACCTGGAACGCGTCGCTGCGGATGGTCGCGTCGACCGACCCGGTGATCGACGGCAAGACCGGCGCCGATCTGGGCCGGCTGGCGCAGATCAACGCGGGCAAGAAATACACGAAGGGAACGTTCGGCGACCTGATCGCGCCGATCACGGCGTCCAAGCCGGGCAAGCTCGCCTATGCGATCGACTACAAGACGCGCCACGGCCTGCAATGA